From a single Collibacillus ludicampi genomic region:
- a CDS encoding ABC transporter ATP-binding protein, which yields MSLLQVNHVTLRFGGLVAVNDLSFEIPEHSIISVIGPNGAGKTSVFNMITGFYRPTSGEILFDGVNIVGKKPSQITQMGMARTFQNLRLFPTLTVLENVMSGMHSKTSQGVLGALLRTRTQKREEEMIYTVAESCMDFVGIKRYAGRLAKNLPYGIQRYVEIARALATKPKLLLLDEPAAGLNHSEKQELIHLIQRIRQEFDLTILLIEHDMGLVNRVSDQIIVLNYGQKIAEGSPHDVLNHPLVIEAYLGKDEDVV from the coding sequence ATGTCACTGCTTCAAGTGAATCACGTGACGTTACGATTTGGTGGCCTTGTTGCGGTCAATGATCTCAGCTTTGAGATCCCTGAACATTCGATTATCAGTGTGATCGGTCCGAACGGTGCAGGCAAAACTTCAGTATTCAATATGATTACTGGATTTTATCGACCCACGAGCGGTGAGATTCTTTTTGATGGTGTGAACATCGTTGGCAAGAAGCCGAGTCAAATCACACAGATGGGGATGGCACGAACGTTTCAAAACTTGCGACTCTTCCCCACACTTACAGTTCTTGAGAACGTCATGAGCGGAATGCACAGCAAAACTTCACAAGGCGTGTTGGGAGCGCTCTTGCGTACACGGACGCAAAAACGGGAAGAAGAGATGATTTATACCGTGGCAGAATCTTGTATGGATTTCGTGGGCATAAAACGTTATGCCGGGCGGTTGGCAAAGAACTTGCCATACGGTATCCAGCGTTATGTGGAAATTGCCCGAGCACTTGCCACAAAGCCTAAACTGCTGCTTTTGGACGAACCGGCTGCGGGCTTAAACCACTCGGAAAAACAAGAGTTAATTCATTTGATTCAACGGATTCGTCAAGAATTCGATCTCACGATTCTCCTGATTGAACATGATATGGGACTGGTGAACCGAGTGTCCGATCAGATCATCGTTTTGAATTACGGGCAAAAAATTGCAGAAGGTTCGCCTCATGATGTGTTAAATCATCCGCTTGTGATCGAAGCCTATTTAGGAAAGGATGAAGATGTCGTATGA
- a CDS encoding ABC transporter ATP-binding protein, which translates to MSHLLELSQVNSYYGKIQALKGINLTVKEGEIVTLLGSNGAGKSTTLKTISGLVRARSGSIRFMGEDIGKLAPHEIVDRGIVHVPEGRRIFGSLTVTENLELGSFTKRKDPAFVKRTLEHVFTLFPRLKEREKQKAGTLSGGEQQMLAIGRAIMSGPKLLMLDEPSMGLAPIVVQEIMKIIKQINSEGTTILLVEQNAKAALKLAHTGYVIETGQITLHDHADKLREDDRIIKAYLANG; encoded by the coding sequence ATGAGCCATTTGCTTGAGCTTTCTCAGGTGAACTCGTATTATGGCAAGATCCAAGCGTTAAAAGGGATCAATCTCACGGTTAAAGAAGGCGAAATCGTCACCCTTTTAGGGAGCAACGGTGCAGGGAAAAGCACGACACTCAAGACGATTTCGGGCTTGGTGCGAGCTCGGAGCGGGAGCATCCGTTTTATGGGGGAAGATATCGGAAAACTGGCTCCGCATGAAATCGTGGATCGTGGCATCGTACATGTGCCGGAAGGACGCCGCATCTTCGGATCTCTAACCGTTACTGAGAATCTTGAATTGGGCAGCTTCACCAAGAGAAAGGATCCAGCCTTTGTTAAACGAACTCTCGAACATGTATTCACACTTTTTCCGAGGCTGAAAGAACGCGAAAAACAGAAGGCAGGGACACTCTCGGGCGGTGAACAACAGATGCTTGCGATCGGCCGTGCCATCATGAGCGGTCCGAAACTTCTCATGTTGGACGAACCTTCCATGGGACTCGCTCCGATCGTGGTTCAAGAAATCATGAAGATTATTAAGCAAATCAACTCGGAAGGAACTACAATTCTTCTCGTCGAACAAAATGCCAAAGCAGCTTTGAAGTTGGCGCATACCGGTTACGTCATCGAAACCGGTCAGATCACCTTGCATGATCACGCAGATAAGCTGCGCGAAGATGACCGTATTATAAAGGCATATTTAGCAAATGGATGA
- a CDS encoding YlbF family regulator — MNPYDKAHELARALRAHDSFQKLMKAKERIDQDPQAKKIVEDFRKRQWEYEAKRLAGQEISDAEKQQMTQLQEALALVPAARDYLQAEYQFSVLFGDIQKIIADTIQDVFGNLVQK, encoded by the coding sequence TTGAATCCCTACGACAAAGCGCATGAACTTGCGAGAGCTCTTCGTGCCCATGATTCTTTTCAAAAGCTCATGAAAGCAAAAGAACGTATCGACCAGGATCCTCAGGCGAAAAAAATTGTGGAAGATTTTCGCAAACGACAATGGGAATATGAAGCAAAACGTTTAGCAGGTCAAGAGATCAGCGATGCGGAGAAACAACAGATGACACAATTGCAAGAAGCCCTTGCATTGGTTCCGGCAGCTAGAGACTATCTGCAGGCGGAATACCAGTTTAGTGTTCTTTTTGGTGATATACAGAAGATCATTGCGGATACTATACAAGATGTATTTGGAAATCTCGTTCAAAAGTAA
- a CDS encoding metal-dependent hydrolase, with amino-acid sequence MKIQYEGHSCFTVTYENRSVIIDPFLTGNPQAVKKAEEVKVEAVLVTHGHGDHLGDAIDIAKRNNAPIIAPYEVAMYASKKGAQVHPMHLGGSYAFPWGKVKLTLAFHGSGIEDGDTMIDGGNPCGFLLTMGDKTFYHAGDTALFGDMKLIGELHRIDVAALPIGDNFTMGPEDAVYAAEWVRARTVIPMHYNTFPVIQQDPQKYVDDLSKRDIKGVILQPGESIEI; translated from the coding sequence ATGAAGATTCAGTATGAAGGCCATTCATGTTTTACAGTTACCTATGAAAATCGTTCGGTTATCATCGACCCATTCCTGACAGGAAATCCGCAGGCAGTAAAAAAAGCGGAAGAAGTCAAGGTGGAAGCCGTACTTGTGACACACGGTCATGGAGATCATCTAGGGGACGCGATCGATATTGCCAAGCGCAATAATGCCCCCATCATCGCTCCTTATGAAGTTGCGATGTACGCTTCGAAAAAAGGGGCACAGGTCCATCCGATGCATCTGGGGGGATCTTATGCGTTTCCATGGGGAAAGGTGAAACTCACATTGGCCTTTCACGGTTCCGGCATCGAAGATGGAGACACGATGATTGACGGAGGCAATCCTTGCGGATTTTTACTGACGATGGGGGACAAAACGTTCTATCATGCAGGGGACACGGCGTTGTTCGGCGATATGAAGCTGATCGGTGAACTGCATCGCATCGATGTGGCGGCCTTACCGATTGGAGACAACTTCACCATGGGACCGGAGGATGCCGTATATGCGGCCGAATGGGTTCGTGCCCGTACAGTGATTCCGATGCATTACAACACATTTCCTGTCATTCAACAAGATCCGCAGAAGTACGTAGATGATCTGTCAAAAAGAGATATTAAAGGTGTTATCTTGCAACCGGGTGAAAGCATCGAGATTTAA
- a CDS encoding DUF3243 domain-containing protein — protein sequence MSSVLENFDRWKEFLGERVDQAQDAGMSMDQIQNVAYRMGDFLANKVDPKNPQERLLKDLWEASDENDQKALARMMINLAQKTH from the coding sequence ATGTCGTCCGTACTAGAAAATTTCGACCGCTGGAAAGAGTTTCTCGGCGAACGTGTAGACCAAGCGCAAGACGCGGGCATGTCCATGGATCAAATCCAGAACGTGGCATACCGTATGGGTGACTTCCTCGCCAATAAAGTAGATCCCAAAAACCCGCAAGAGAGACTGCTGAAAGACTTGTGGGAAGCAAGCGATGAAAATGATCAAAAAGCGCTTGCCCGCATGATGATCAATCTAGCTCAAAAAACGCATTAA
- a CDS encoding DUF1360 domain-containing protein: MHDISWIHLAILILASFRLTHLIVFDEITSFIRDPFLSVTYEPDASGQLVRHIEIKGSGLRHWIGLLLSCHWCVGIWSSLAVIFVYIFLPSAFSLLVILAVAGAAAVIESKLYFG; this comes from the coding sequence ATGCATGACATTTCATGGATTCACTTGGCAATCTTGATTCTCGCTTCATTCCGTCTGACTCATTTGATTGTGTTTGACGAAATTACCTCTTTTATTCGAGATCCTTTTTTATCTGTTACTTATGAACCTGATGCCAGCGGACAGTTGGTTCGACATATCGAAATCAAGGGTTCCGGTTTACGTCACTGGATCGGTTTGCTCCTCAGTTGTCACTGGTGTGTAGGGATTTGGTCTTCACTCGCTGTGATATTCGTCTATATATTTCTTCCATCCGCTTTTTCTTTATTAGTCATCCTCGCTGTAGCGGGGGCGGCAGCCGTCATTGAATCCAAGTTGTATTTCGGTTAA